One genomic region from Nocardia vinacea encodes:
- a CDS encoding RecB family exonuclease, with the protein MHSPVSTPPADTAREVAPDRPRPALSPSRAMDFKQCPLKYRFRAIDRIPEPPTRIAVRGTVVHAVLEDLYGLPAGERRFERAAELVEPAWARVLADRPESADVVAADGLAGFLGEVRAFVETYYRLEDPTRFDPESCESRVEVELGDGVLLRGFVDRIDVAPTGELRVVDYKTGRAPGLAQETKALFQLKFYALVVLRTRGILPTQLRLIYLADEQILTYAPEEDELLRFERTLSALWQAILAAGRTGEFLPSTSWLCGHCSYKSLCPAFGGTPPVYPGWPDSGTSDSPDETFAEAVAD; encoded by the coding sequence ATGCATTCGCCGGTATCCACGCCCCCTGCCGACACCGCGCGGGAGGTCGCGCCCGACCGTCCGCGTCCGGCGCTGTCACCTTCGCGGGCAATGGATTTCAAGCAGTGCCCGCTGAAGTACCGGTTCCGGGCCATCGATCGGATTCCGGAGCCGCCGACGCGGATCGCGGTGCGCGGCACGGTGGTGCACGCGGTGCTGGAGGATCTGTACGGACTGCCCGCCGGGGAACGCCGGTTCGAACGGGCTGCCGAGCTTGTCGAGCCTGCATGGGCCCGGGTGCTGGCCGATAGACCGGAGAGCGCCGACGTGGTCGCAGCGGACGGACTGGCGGGCTTTCTCGGCGAGGTGCGCGCCTTCGTCGAGACGTACTACCGGCTGGAAGATCCGACCCGGTTCGATCCGGAGTCGTGTGAGTCGCGGGTGGAGGTCGAACTCGGCGACGGTGTGCTGTTGCGCGGGTTTGTGGACCGCATCGACGTCGCGCCGACCGGGGAGCTGCGCGTCGTCGATTACAAGACCGGCCGGGCGCCCGGACTCGCCCAGGAGACCAAGGCACTGTTCCAGCTCAAGTTCTACGCGCTGGTGGTGCTGCGCACCCGCGGCATCCTGCCCACCCAATTGCGGCTGATCTACCTGGCCGACGAACAGATCCTCACCTATGCCCCGGAGGAGGACGAACTGCTGCGCTTCGAACGCACTCTCTCCGCCCTGTGGCAGGCCATTCTGGCGGCCGGGCGGACCGGCGAGTTCCTGCCGAGCACAAGCTGGCTGTGCGGACATTGCAGCTACAAGAGTCTGTGCCCCGCATTCGGCGGTACACCACCGGTCTATCCGGGCTGGCCGGACAGTGGCACCAGTGATTCACCAGACGAAACCTTCGCCGAAGCGGTCGCCGACTGA
- a CDS encoding LLM class F420-dependent oxidoreductase, with product MELGFHLPIFDIDGGTTAIAGELARVGAAAEASGATWLSFMDHYFQIEPTGLPAEANMLEGYTTLGYLAAHTSRINLGLLVTGVTYRHPGLLAKIVTTLDVLSGGRAVLGLGAAWFEREHRGLGVQFPPIAERFERLEETLRICQQMWDPQNNGPFDGKHYQLAETLCSPQPINRPKVLIGGGGERKTLRLVAQYGDACNLFGSAPEDVGHKLDVLRRHCDDVGRDFDDIRITIMANNPRPNPDNRDEFVRQMADYAKLGVHTVIIIPTSGSPAAWIEGMAPVVPQLAELG from the coding sequence ATGGAACTCGGTTTTCACCTACCGATATTCGACATCGACGGCGGCACCACCGCCATTGCCGGTGAGTTGGCCAGGGTCGGCGCCGCGGCAGAGGCATCGGGTGCGACCTGGCTGTCGTTCATGGACCACTACTTCCAGATCGAGCCGACCGGCCTGCCTGCCGAGGCCAACATGCTGGAGGGCTACACCACCCTCGGCTATCTGGCCGCGCACACCTCCCGCATCAACCTCGGCCTCCTTGTCACCGGTGTGACCTACCGGCATCCCGGTCTGCTCGCCAAGATCGTCACCACCCTCGATGTCCTGTCGGGCGGCCGCGCGGTGCTCGGCCTCGGCGCCGCCTGGTTCGAACGTGAACATCGCGGGCTCGGCGTGCAGTTCCCGCCGATCGCCGAACGGTTCGAGCGCCTCGAGGAGACGCTGCGCATCTGTCAGCAGATGTGGGACCCGCAGAACAACGGCCCCTTCGACGGCAAGCACTACCAGTTGGCCGAGACGCTGTGCTCGCCGCAGCCGATCAACCGGCCCAAGGTGCTCATCGGCGGTGGCGGCGAACGCAAGACACTGCGGTTGGTCGCGCAGTACGGCGACGCCTGCAATCTCTTCGGTTCCGCCCCAGAGGATGTCGGCCACAAACTCGACGTCCTGCGCCGCCATTGCGACGATGTCGGGCGCGATTTCGACGATATCCGCATCACCATCATGGCCAATAATCCGCGCCCGAATCCGGACAATCGCGACGAATTCGTCCGCCAGATGGCCGATTACGCAAAGCTCGGCGTGCACACCGTGATCATTATCCCGACCTCCGGGTCCCCGGCGGCGTGGATCGAGGGTATGGCGCCGGTGGTACCTCAACTCGCCGAACTCGGTTAG
- a CDS encoding TetR/AcrR family transcriptional regulator, with product MRPENGTGGRQRSFIEEARRRQIIASAVEVISEVGYGRASLARIAKHAGISKGVISYHFAGKDELMEQLVIQLYVSGGEHIAPAVMAADGPRNQLLAYIGVNLGFIEANKKYVAALTDVVLNLRDADGKPRFASAEGEQEIIQPLIDIMREGQRNGEFGEFDPAVMAKSIRDAIDGAAGRAIREKDFDMTTYSAHVCRLFDLATRKGGRDDNRGGK from the coding sequence ATGCGGCCAGAAAATGGGACGGGTGGTCGGCAGCGGTCGTTCATCGAGGAGGCGCGGCGGCGGCAGATTATCGCCTCGGCGGTGGAGGTGATTTCGGAAGTGGGGTACGGACGGGCTTCATTGGCGCGGATCGCGAAGCATGCCGGGATCTCCAAAGGTGTCATTTCGTATCACTTCGCGGGGAAGGATGAGCTGATGGAGCAGCTGGTGATCCAGCTGTATGTGTCCGGCGGCGAGCACATCGCGCCAGCGGTGATGGCGGCGGACGGGCCGCGGAATCAGTTGCTCGCCTATATCGGGGTAAATCTCGGCTTCATCGAAGCGAACAAGAAGTATGTCGCGGCGCTGACCGATGTGGTGCTGAATCTGCGTGATGCGGATGGAAAGCCGCGGTTCGCCTCGGCGGAAGGGGAGCAGGAGATCATCCAACCGCTCATCGACATCATGCGGGAAGGGCAGCGCAACGGCGAATTCGGCGAATTCGATCCGGCGGTCATGGCCAAGTCGATCCGCGATGCCATCGATGGCGCGGCCGGACGGGCGATTCGGGAGAAAGACTTCGATATGACGACGTACTCGGCACACGTGTGCCGACTATTCGATTTGGCGACCCGGAAGGGGGGACGTGATGACAACCGTGGTGGAAAGTGA
- a CDS encoding VOC family protein, producing the protein MKTNIRAITLAVSDLERSLRFYRDGLGLSSPGIIGTEFVRDEHNPGGSVAMFTLDNGLILSLYSRTDLAMDAGIAVDRVTGSPMSLGFFADSREDVDRILQQAEQAGGTIVRQPVTRPWDIYAGYFADPDGHLWEAVYFVNGLSD; encoded by the coding sequence ATGAAAACGAATATCCGCGCGATCACCTTGGCCGTAAGCGACCTCGAACGGTCGCTGCGCTTCTACCGCGACGGCCTCGGCCTCTCCTCACCGGGCATTATCGGCACCGAGTTCGTCCGGGACGAGCACAACCCCGGCGGGTCGGTCGCCATGTTCACCCTCGACAACGGCCTGATCCTGTCCCTCTACTCGCGTACCGACCTGGCCATGGATGCGGGCATCGCCGTCGACCGAGTCACCGGCTCACCGATGAGCCTCGGCTTCTTCGCCGACTCCCGCGAGGACGTCGACCGTATCCTGCAACAGGCCGAACAAGCGGGCGGCACCATCGTCCGACAACCTGTGACGCGCCCATGGGATATCTACGCGGGCTACTTCGCCGACCCTGACGGTCATCTGTGGGAAGCGGTGTACTTCGTGAACGGTCTGTCGGATTGA
- a CDS encoding phosphoribosyl-ATP diphosphatase, translating into MKQWLTVKNFETLFAELQDRAVTRPEGSGTVAALDAGVHFQGKKVLEEAGEIWLAAEHEGDDALAEEISQLLYWVQVLMVGRGLKLEDVYRHL; encoded by the coding sequence GTGAAACAATGGCTCACCGTGAAGAACTTCGAAACCCTGTTCGCCGAGCTGCAAGATCGTGCGGTCACCCGCCCCGAGGGGTCCGGGACCGTGGCGGCATTGGACGCGGGCGTGCATTTCCAGGGTAAGAAGGTGCTCGAGGAGGCCGGCGAGATCTGGTTGGCCGCCGAGCACGAGGGCGACGATGCGCTCGCCGAGGAGATTTCGCAACTGCTGTACTGGGTCCAGGTGCTGATGGTGGGCCGTGGGCTGAAGCTGGAAGACGTGTACCGACATCTGTGA
- the hisG gene encoding ATP phosphoribosyltransferase, translated as MLRVAVPNKGALSESATSILAEAGYRKRTDSRDLTVLDPANQVEFFFLRPKDIAIYVGSGELDLGITGRDLALDSGAPVQERLALGFGRSTFRYAAPAGREWKVEDLYDKRIATSYPNLVLSDLQRRGIEAEVIRLDGAVEISIQLGVADAIADVVGSGRTLRQHNLVAFGETLCDSEGVLIERTGSDQDERARNQLIARIQGVVFGQQYIMLDYDCPKELLEEAVKITPGLESPTVSPLADSNWVAIRAMVPRKQGNVVMDQLAELGAKAILAFDIRSCRAF; from the coding sequence ATGCTGCGCGTCGCAGTCCCCAACAAAGGCGCACTTTCCGAATCGGCCACCTCGATCCTCGCCGAGGCCGGTTACCGCAAGCGCACCGATTCCCGCGACCTGACCGTCCTCGATCCGGCCAACCAGGTCGAGTTCTTCTTCCTGCGGCCCAAGGACATCGCCATCTACGTCGGCTCCGGCGAGCTCGACCTCGGCATCACCGGCCGCGATCTGGCGCTGGATTCCGGTGCGCCGGTTCAGGAACGGCTCGCACTCGGTTTCGGCCGCTCCACCTTCCGATACGCCGCCCCAGCCGGCCGCGAATGGAAGGTCGAGGATCTCTACGACAAGCGCATCGCCACCTCGTACCCGAACCTGGTCCTGAGCGATCTGCAGCGCCGCGGGATCGAGGCCGAGGTGATCCGCCTCGACGGCGCCGTCGAGATCTCCATCCAGCTCGGCGTGGCCGATGCCATCGCCGATGTGGTCGGCTCGGGCCGCACCCTGCGCCAGCACAATCTGGTCGCTTTCGGCGAGACCCTGTGCGATTCGGAGGGCGTGCTCATCGAGCGCACCGGCTCCGATCAGGACGAACGGGCCCGCAATCAGCTCATCGCGCGCATTCAGGGCGTCGTATTCGGTCAGCAGTACATCATGTTGGACTACGACTGCCCGAAGGAACTCCTGGAGGAGGCGGTCAAGATCACGCCCGGCCTCGAGTCGCCGACGGTATCCCCGCTCGCCGATTCGAATTGGGTCGCCATCCGCGCCATGGTGCCGCGCAAGCAGGGCAACGTGGTAATGGACCAGCTCGCCGAACTCGGCGCGAAGGCGATCCTGGCCTTCGATATCCGGTCCTGTCGCGCCTTCTGA
- a CDS encoding ArnT family glycosyltransferase, whose product MTTVVESEVRQEDNAETTPSFAWLGVGTIAVVSAIVLFASLGRYGYFGDELYFLSAGRRLGFGYADQGPLLPAIARLMDALAPGSLVALRIPAALVTVAAVLICAQIAREFGGSRTAQVLSATAYATSPFLLVQGTQLATNTIDTALWVAISWLLIRWVRTRRDSLLLWAALVTALDMQVKWLIPFFWIAVAIGVVIYGPRELLRRPVLWVGAGVVVLVMVPTLIWQAGHDWPQLRLGAVVAAEQATIGGRYAWLPLALIAAGLFGGVLLVVGIWALFRSETLRPYRFLAPLPLLLAVAFIATNGRPYYAAGCYAAIMAAGAVRWTEYTGRWRTYATVPLVAISVAIAVITMPWQSESSIDPVDSQAEAGIEIGLYGKFGWPELREATADAYQVLPPAERAKAVIVTDSYWQASALDVDSNRFGLPAIYSPNRGFGYFGTPPDSATTVLWVGNAEDEMRATCSELTPVGRVDARLGYPDVTRNVTIWRCAPRQPWSQVWPDLLRLD is encoded by the coding sequence ATGACAACCGTGGTGGAAAGTGAAGTGCGGCAGGAAGATAACGCCGAAACGACACCGTCGTTCGCGTGGCTCGGTGTGGGCACGATCGCTGTGGTGTCGGCGATCGTGCTGTTCGCATCGCTCGGACGATACGGATACTTCGGTGATGAACTGTACTTCCTGTCGGCCGGTCGTCGGCTCGGATTCGGCTATGCCGATCAGGGGCCGCTGCTGCCCGCGATCGCCCGGCTGATGGATGCGCTGGCGCCGGGATCGCTGGTGGCACTGCGGATTCCGGCCGCACTGGTCACCGTTGCCGCAGTGCTGATCTGTGCCCAGATTGCCCGGGAGTTCGGTGGGTCGCGGACCGCGCAGGTATTGAGCGCGACCGCGTATGCGACCTCGCCGTTCCTGCTCGTGCAGGGAACTCAGTTGGCCACCAATACGATTGATACCGCATTGTGGGTGGCGATCAGCTGGCTGCTGATCCGGTGGGTGCGCACCCGCCGCGACAGTCTGTTGCTGTGGGCCGCGCTGGTCACGGCGCTGGATATGCAGGTGAAGTGGCTGATTCCGTTCTTCTGGATCGCGGTCGCCATCGGGGTGGTGATCTACGGTCCGCGGGAGCTGTTGCGGCGGCCGGTGCTGTGGGTGGGCGCGGGTGTCGTTGTCCTGGTCATGGTGCCGACGCTGATCTGGCAGGCCGGGCACGACTGGCCGCAGCTGCGATTGGGTGCGGTGGTCGCGGCGGAGCAGGCAACGATCGGTGGCCGCTACGCCTGGCTGCCACTGGCGCTGATCGCGGCCGGGCTGTTCGGTGGGGTGCTGCTGGTCGTGGGAATCTGGGCGCTGTTCCGCTCGGAGACCTTGCGGCCGTACCGATTCCTCGCGCCGCTGCCGCTGCTGCTGGCGGTGGCATTCATTGCGACCAACGGTCGCCCCTACTACGCGGCCGGCTGCTACGCGGCGATCATGGCGGCGGGCGCGGTGCGCTGGACCGAGTACACCGGACGATGGCGAACCTATGCGACCGTTCCGCTGGTCGCGATTTCGGTGGCGATCGCGGTGATCACGATGCCGTGGCAATCCGAGTCGTCCATCGATCCGGTCGACAGTCAGGCCGAGGCCGGTATCGAAATCGGCCTGTACGGAAAGTTCGGCTGGCCGGAGCTACGCGAGGCGACTGCCGACGCCTACCAGGTCCTCCCACCGGCCGAGCGTGCGAAAGCGGTGATCGTCACCGATTCCTATTGGCAGGCAAGCGCTTTGGATGTCGACTCGAATCGCTTCGGCCTGCCCGCCATCTATAGCCCGAACCGCGGTTTCGGATACTTCGGCACCCCACCGGATTCCGCGACAACGGTGCTGTGGGTCGGCAATGCCGAAGACGAAATGCGTGCCACCTGTAGCGAATTGACCCCGGTCGGTCGCGTCGACGCACGCCTCGGCTACCCGGACGTCACCCGCAATGTCACCATCTGGCGCTGTGCCCCACGTCAGCCCTGGTCACAGGTCTGGCCCGATCTGCTTCGCCTCGACTGA
- a CDS encoding tRNA (adenine-N1)-methyltransferase: protein MTARRTGPFTIGDRVQLTDAKGRLYTVVLEPGKEFHTHRGGIKHDNLIGADEGSVVQSTNGTPYLALRPLLIDYVLSMPRGAAVIYPKDAAQIVHEGDMFPGARVLEAGAGSGALTCSLLRAVGPQGQVVSYEIREDHAEHAIRNVETFFGERPDNWSITVADVAAYDGPPVDRVVLDMLAPWDALPAVSKALVPGGVLIVYVATVTQLSKVVEALREQECWTEPRSWESMVRGWHVVGLAVRPEHRMQGHTAFLVSARRLAEGTVTPKPQRRPSKG from the coding sequence ATGACGGCCAGACGGACCGGGCCATTCACCATCGGGGACCGGGTACAGCTGACCGATGCCAAGGGGCGCCTCTACACCGTGGTGCTGGAACCGGGTAAGGAATTCCACACGCATCGCGGCGGTATCAAACACGACAATCTGATCGGCGCCGATGAGGGCAGTGTCGTGCAATCCACCAATGGCACACCGTATTTGGCGTTGCGGCCGTTGCTGATCGATTACGTGCTCTCCATGCCGCGCGGTGCGGCGGTCATCTACCCCAAGGACGCCGCCCAGATCGTGCACGAGGGCGATATGTTCCCCGGCGCGCGCGTACTGGAGGCCGGTGCGGGCTCCGGCGCGCTGACTTGCTCGCTGCTGCGCGCGGTCGGTCCGCAGGGCCAGGTGGTCTCCTACGAGATCCGCGAGGATCATGCCGAACACGCGATCCGCAATGTGGAGACCTTCTTCGGCGAGCGGCCGGACAACTGGTCGATCACGGTCGCGGATGTCGCCGCCTACGATGGCCCGCCGGTCGATCGCGTCGTCCTGGACATGCTCGCCCCGTGGGACGCGCTACCCGCCGTGTCCAAAGCGCTGGTCCCTGGCGGTGTGCTGATCGTCTATGTGGCGACCGTCACACAATTGTCCAAAGTGGTCGAGGCGCTGCGCGAGCAGGAGTGCTGGACCGAGCCGCGCTCGTGGGAGTCGATGGTGCGCGGCTGGCATGTGGTCGGTCTGGCGGTGCGGCCCGAACATCGCATGCAGGGCCACACCGCCTTCCTGGTCAGCGCGCGGCGGCTCGCCGAGGGCACGGTCACCCCGAAGCCGCAGCGTCGCCCGTCGAAGGGCTGA
- a CDS encoding YeiH family protein, with protein sequence MSESDARTETDAVDEDAVRSETAVLQSISRPTVAEIGAGIAAVILLGALTRYFDTHVPQWAVGTPFNRIAKSIEFPVYAIVIGLIGNVVLAKLDLRERLSAGFRTEFFIKTGVVLLGASINLKILVTAAGPSIVQALLLITAVFGFTWWLGGRLGLDDKLRALLSSAVSICGVSAAIAAAGAVQAKREQIAYAASLVIIFALPSIFVLPWLADVFDLSDAVAGAWIGGNIDTTAAVAASGAIAGEKALQIATIVKTTQNALIGIVAIALTAYFTIRVERIPGAARPSVRQFWERFPKFVIGFVAASVIGTLYLQSVDKKTGAAHIAIVNDLRTWFLIFAFVSIGLEFSLRGLREAGWRPVVVFGSAAVFNLAVGLGLSVLLFHNFTA encoded by the coding sequence ATGTCGGAGAGCGACGCCAGGACCGAGACGGACGCAGTTGATGAGGATGCAGTCCGATCCGAGACTGCTGTACTGCAGTCGATTTCACGCCCCACGGTAGCCGAGATCGGAGCCGGCATCGCCGCTGTCATCCTACTCGGCGCGCTGACCCGCTACTTCGACACCCACGTGCCGCAGTGGGCCGTCGGCACACCGTTCAACCGGATCGCCAAGTCGATAGAATTCCCGGTGTACGCCATTGTCATCGGTCTGATCGGCAATGTCGTACTCGCGAAACTCGATCTCCGGGAACGCCTTTCGGCCGGATTCCGCACCGAATTCTTCATCAAGACCGGTGTGGTGCTGCTCGGCGCATCGATCAATCTGAAGATCCTGGTGACCGCGGCAGGCCCGTCGATCGTGCAGGCGCTGCTGTTGATCACCGCGGTCTTCGGGTTCACGTGGTGGCTGGGCGGTCGACTCGGCCTCGACGATAAGCTGCGCGCCCTGCTGTCCTCGGCCGTCTCGATCTGTGGTGTCAGCGCCGCCATCGCGGCCGCGGGTGCGGTGCAGGCCAAACGCGAGCAGATCGCGTATGCGGCATCGCTGGTGATCATCTTCGCGCTGCCATCGATCTTCGTATTGCCGTGGCTCGCTGATGTTTTCGATCTCTCCGATGCGGTCGCGGGCGCGTGGATCGGCGGCAATATCGACACCACCGCGGCCGTCGCGGCCTCCGGTGCGATCGCGGGGGAGAAGGCGCTGCAGATCGCCACCATCGTGAAGACCACCCAGAATGCGCTCATCGGTATTGTCGCCATTGCGCTGACCGCCTACTTCACGATCCGGGTCGAGCGCATTCCCGGTGCGGCACGGCCGTCGGTGCGCCAGTTCTGGGAGCGGTTCCCGAAGTTCGTGATCGGCTTCGTCGCCGCGTCCGTCATCGGCACGCTGTATTTGCAGTCGGTGGACAAGAAGACCGGCGCGGCGCATATCGCGATCGTCAACGATCTGCGCACCTGGTTCCTGATCTTCGCATTCGTCTCGATCGGTCTGGAGTTCTCGCTGCGCGGCCTGCGCGAGGCAGGCTGGCGTCCGGTAGTGGTCTTCGGATCCGCGGCCGTCTTCAATCTGGCCGTCGGCTTGGGCCTGTCCGTGCTGCTGTTCCACAACTTCACCGCATAG
- the arc gene encoding proteasome ATPase, whose product MSPIENSDSAAWRELEAVRAEAAALRRQLADSPDRARELEARIDSLTIRNTKLMDTLKEARQQLVALREEVDRLGQPPSGYGVLIGVYEDQTVDVFTSGRKMRLTCSPNIDTSTLEYGQTVRLNEALTVVEAGIFDAVGEIGTLREILDDSRRALVVGHADEERVVWLAGPLAKLAEVDDLEDPDQPIRKLRPGDSLLVDTKAGFAFERIPKAEVEDLVLEEVPDVDYGDIGGLGRQIEQIRDAVELPFLHKDLFREYALRPPKGVLLYGPPGCGKTLIAKAVANSLAKKIAEARGEDAKEAKSFFLNIKGPELLNKFVGETERHIRIIFQRAREKASEGTPVIVFFDEMDSIFRTRGSGVSSDVETTVVPQLLSEIDGVEGLENVIVIGASNREDMIDPAILRPGRLDVKIKIERPDAESAQDIFSKYLTEYLPLHADDLEEFGGDKGLCIRAMIERVVDRMYAESEDNRFLEVTYANGDKEVLYFKDFNSGAMIQNIVDRSKKYAIKAVLDTGNPGLRIQHLYDSIVDEFSENEDLPNTTNPDDWARISGKKGERIVYIRTLVTGKNASASRAIDTESNTGQYL is encoded by the coding sequence ATGAGCCCCATCGAGAATTCGGATTCGGCGGCCTGGAGAGAGCTCGAGGCGGTACGCGCCGAAGCGGCTGCACTCCGCAGGCAACTGGCCGATTCGCCGGATCGTGCACGGGAATTGGAAGCCCGTATCGATTCGCTGACCATTCGCAACACCAAGCTGATGGACACCCTCAAGGAAGCGCGCCAGCAGTTGGTGGCGTTGCGCGAGGAGGTCGATCGGCTCGGTCAGCCACCCAGTGGATACGGCGTTCTGATCGGTGTGTACGAGGATCAGACGGTCGATGTGTTCACTTCGGGGCGCAAGATGCGTCTGACGTGTTCACCCAATATCGACACCTCGACCCTCGAGTACGGCCAGACCGTGCGCCTCAACGAGGCGCTGACGGTCGTGGAGGCCGGCATCTTCGATGCAGTGGGTGAGATCGGCACCCTGCGCGAGATCCTCGACGACAGTCGTCGCGCGCTGGTCGTCGGGCATGCCGACGAGGAACGTGTGGTGTGGCTGGCAGGTCCGCTGGCCAAGCTCGCCGAAGTCGACGATCTCGAAGACCCCGATCAGCCGATTCGCAAACTGCGGCCGGGTGATTCACTACTCGTGGATACCAAGGCGGGTTTCGCCTTCGAGCGCATCCCCAAGGCCGAGGTCGAGGATCTCGTACTCGAGGAAGTCCCCGATGTCGACTACGGCGATATCGGTGGTCTCGGTCGGCAGATCGAGCAGATCCGCGATGCGGTGGAATTGCCGTTCCTGCACAAGGATCTTTTCCGCGAGTACGCGCTGCGCCCGCCCAAGGGTGTGCTGCTCTACGGTCCGCCCGGTTGCGGTAAGACGTTGATCGCCAAGGCCGTTGCCAACTCGCTGGCGAAGAAGATCGCCGAGGCACGCGGTGAGGATGCCAAGGAAGCCAAGTCGTTCTTCCTGAACATCAAGGGCCCCGAGCTGCTGAACAAGTTCGTGGGTGAGACCGAGCGCCACATCCGGATCATCTTCCAGCGGGCACGTGAGAAGGCGTCCGAGGGTACGCCGGTGATCGTGTTCTTCGACGAGATGGATTCGATCTTCCGCACCCGTGGTTCGGGCGTGTCCTCCGATGTGGAGACCACGGTCGTGCCGCAGCTGCTCTCGGAGATCGACGGTGTCGAGGGCCTCGAGAATGTCATCGTGATCGGTGCGTCCAACCGCGAAGACATGATCGACCCCGCGATCCTGCGGCCCGGACGTCTCGATGTGAAGATCAAGATCGAGCGCCCGGACGCCGAATCGGCGCAGGACATCTTCTCGAAGTACCTGACCGAGTACCTGCCGCTGCACGCCGACGATCTCGAAGAGTTCGGCGGCGACAAGGGCCTGTGCATCCGCGCGATGATCGAACGGGTCGTCGACCGGATGTACGCCGAGAGCGAAGACAATCGCTTCCTGGAGGTCACCTACGCCAACGGTGACAAGGAAGTCCTGTACTTCAAGGACTTCAACTCCGGCGCCATGATCCAGAACATCGTGGACCGCTCCAAGAAGTACGCCATCAAGGCCGTCCTCGACACCGGCAACCCTGGCTTGCGCATCCAGCATCTCTACGATTCGATCGTGGACGAGTTCTCCGAAAACGAGGACCTGCCCAACACCACGAATCCCGATGACTGGGCCCGCATTTCGGGTAAGAAGGGCGAGCGGATCGTCTACATCCGCACGTTGGTCACCGGCAAGAACGCCAGTGCCAGCCGCGCCATCGACACCGAGTCGAATACCGGGCAGTACCTGTAG
- a CDS encoding lipase family protein: MCTEQYVTEGPTGAATTATGLLLTPSATPPPGGWPVIAWDHGTSGLGPQRGITTTKARSDASYLHRLLDRGYAVVAPEYVGLNPGAATPHPYLQSRTEATATIDLVRAARTADRDLSTRWAVVGVSQGGHAALNTGALAPTYAPELDFRGTAALAPPANVEQAIALAGPYVRRAPVLDGFIDNVAAVLEGMRIANPTSDIESYYTPTGIAAMERLATSCVSNWPAQVQGLSLGSLLTKPLLTGDFTARLTRYLAVPTAGYRQPLLITQGEQDTTVPFPSTAVLLGQLSTSGTRYQFRSYPTDHQGIVEASWPQLIPFLTGLFTNE; the protein is encoded by the coding sequence ATCTGTACCGAGCAATACGTCACCGAGGGCCCGACCGGCGCAGCCACGACGGCGACCGGACTGCTGCTCACCCCGAGTGCGACACCGCCACCCGGAGGTTGGCCGGTAATCGCATGGGATCACGGCACCAGCGGCCTGGGCCCGCAGCGCGGAATCACCACCACGAAAGCCCGGTCCGATGCCTCGTATCTGCATCGCCTGCTGGACCGAGGCTATGCGGTGGTCGCCCCCGAGTATGTCGGCCTGAATCCCGGTGCCGCGACACCGCATCCCTACCTGCAATCCCGCACCGAAGCCACCGCCACCATCGACCTCGTCCGCGCCGCGCGCACCGCCGATCGCGACCTGTCTACGCGGTGGGCGGTTGTGGGCGTCTCCCAGGGCGGACACGCGGCCTTGAACACCGGCGCCCTCGCCCCGACCTACGCGCCCGAACTCGACTTCCGCGGCACCGCTGCCCTCGCACCACCGGCCAACGTGGAGCAGGCCATCGCACTCGCGGGTCCCTACGTACGCCGCGCGCCGGTCCTCGATGGCTTCATCGACAACGTCGCCGCGGTACTCGAGGGCATGCGCATCGCCAACCCCACTTCCGATATCGAAAGCTACTACACCCCAACGGGTATCGCCGCGATGGAACGTCTGGCCACCTCGTGCGTGTCGAATTGGCCCGCCCAGGTCCAGGGCCTCTCCCTCGGTTCGCTACTCACCAAACCGCTACTGACCGGCGACTTCACCGCTCGACTCACCCGCTACCTGGCCGTACCGACCGCCGGCTACCGACAACCGCTGCTCATCACCCAGGGCGAGCAGGACACCACGGTCCCCTTCCCCTCGACCGCAGTCCTCCTGGGCCAACTGAGCACCTCCGGAACCCGATACCAGTTCCGAAGTTACCCCACCGACCACCAGGGCATCGTCGAAGCTTCCTGGCCCCAACTGATCCCGTTCCTCACCGGCCTGTTCACTAACGAATAG